Proteins encoded within one genomic window of Agelaius phoeniceus isolate bAgePho1 chromosome Z, bAgePho1.hap1, whole genome shotgun sequence:
- the TRMT10B gene encoding tRNA methyltransferase 10 homolog B, whose product MEAGVAAGTEPAAVAKGTEPAVGTEPAASEAEAVAEAEAAVVAEALRLLRIEPSAAGDASAGRAGDAAEPCSRNALRKRRRWQRVLAARRGKRQQERQRRRARRAAGDGHGPGAALGSGPGGPGPPSVRRGRVPAALATERLLQARAVGPRLCVDLGVGGGMSEKESGRLASQIRRLYGANRRAARPFWLCLTGFAAGTPIYEQCFRMNDGFAGYLMDTTPESYLDLFPLEAIVYLTPDSENVLEDIDPSKVYVLGGLVDESIHKELTLRRAREQHLQTARLPIREYMVRAPNARNYHSETLAINQVFDVLSTFYETRSWPAALRAGVSSGKGYVLPDTAHQAETAPSTTAAQGNALLHGEELHRQEAPA is encoded by the exons ATGGAGGCCGGGGTGGCGGCGGGCACGGAGCCGGCGGCGGTGGCGAAGGGCACGGAACCGGCGGTGGGCACGGAGCCGGCGGCGAGCGAGGCGGAGGCGGTGGCCGAGGCGGAGGCGGCGGTGGTGGCGGAGGCGCTGCGGCTGCTGCGGATCGAGCCCTCGGCCGCGGGCGATGCcagcgcggggcgggcgggcgacGCGGCGGAACCGTGTTCG AGGAACGCGCTGCGGAAGCGGCGGCGCTGGCAGCGGGTTCTCGCCGCCCGGCGCGGGAAGCGGCAGCAGgagcggcagcgccgccggGCACGGCGGGCAGCGGGGGACGGGCACGGCCCGGGAGCGGCGCTCGGCAGCGGCCCCGGCGGGCCCGGGCCGCCGTCCGTCCGCCGCGGGAGGGTCCCGGCCGCCCTGGCCACCGAGCGGCTGCTGCAGGCGCGGGCGGTGGGGCCGCGGCTCTGCGTGGACCTCGGCGTGGGCGGCGGCATGAGCGAGAAG GAGAGCGGCCGCCTGGCCTCCCAGATCCGGCGGCTCTACGGGGCGAACCGCCGCGCCGCCCGGCCCTTCTGGCTGTGCCTGACCGGGTTCGCGGCCGGGACGCCCATCTACGAGCAGTGCTTCCGCATGAACGACGGCTTCGCGGGGTACCTG ATGGATACAACTCCAGAGAGTTACCTGGACCTGTTTCCTTTGGAGGCCATTGTTTATCTCACTCCTGACTCTGAGAATG TGCTGGAAGACATCGACCCGAGCAAGGTGTACGTGCTGGGAGGGCTGGTGGACGAGAGCATTCACAAG gagctgaccCTGCGGAGGGCGCgggagcagcacctgcagacaGCCCGGCTGCCCATCCGTGAGTACATGGTGAGAGCCCCCAACGCCAGGAACTACCACTCCGAGACACTGGCCATCaaccagg tCTTTGACGTCCTGTCCACCTTCTACGAGACGCGGAGCtggccagcagctctgagggctggggTTTCCTCTGGGAAGGGCTACGTGCTCCCGGACACAGCGCATCAGGCGGAGACAGCCCCGAGCACCACTGCTGCCCAAGGAAATGCTTTATTGCATggagaggagctgcacaggcagGAAGCACCAGCGTGA